AATACGATTCTCACAGGTTACGATCCTGTCTACGCGGATCAATCCTGGGCGGACAGCAGCGTTTTTGGTGTCGTTGGGAGACAAGGGTACTGCGTATTGGGAACGGCTTGGCTGGGTGGTGAGCATGCAAACGATGCAGTCATTTCCAGGGAGTGAGCTGAGAACCAGAACTGGACGAACCTTTGCATTCTTGAGGTCTGTGAAGGGAAACGGCATGACGAAAATGTCTCCCCGTTTGATCATTTCTCGCCTGCTGCAAAATTCATCATGCACATTCGCGTCAGATCTTCCTCGGTATCTTCCTTCATGTCTTCCCACATCTCGTCGAGCATTTTGGATGAGATGTTTTCCATGAGTCCGGTGATGTGCTCTGATGTCGGCGAGATCGTTTCCGCGGCTTTGGCTTGTACGTAGGATTCTGCGAACTTCCCAACCATCGCAAGGGATTGGGCAAAGTTGAATCGTGTCTTAAAGGTGTTTCCTTCGACGTCGAGTGCCTGGGTGTAATATTTTCTCACGGCGTCCACGTCGTCTCGAATCGCACTGATCGCACCCATAACATAGATGTAGTTGATCCAGTCACTATCTTTCGACGAAGCTGCCAGCTTTTCAAGGCGTGACAAAGTGAATTCGTCAAACTTGTCGCTTTCGACTCTGGTTGCAAGCTCACCAAGTACCTTGGCGGCCTCGGATTCTTCGTGCGCGACGTGCTTTGCCATGTCCTACGGCTATAACACGATATGGCCAGAGTCAACGAACGGCGGAATATCTCAGGAGCTATGTCGTAGAAAAGGACTTGTCGCATATAGCTACAAGTCCTTTAAATTCATTGGTGCCCAGGGCGGGACTTGAACCCGCACGACCCGAAGGTCAAGGGATTTTAAATCCCTTTTATATGCTTACCTAGAAGTCACGGATAATCACGATTGTTTGACATTTTAGATTGTTATGTGTAAGTGAGCTTCACCGATGTTCACGAAATTTACCCATACTTCACGAGAT
This portion of the Desulfomicrobium macestii genome encodes:
- a CDS encoding type II toxin-antitoxin system PemK/MazF family toxin: MIKRGDIFVMPFPFTDLKNAKVRPVLVLSSLPGNDCIVCMLTTQPSRSQYAVPLSPNDTKNAAVRPGLIRVDRIVTCENRIFLKKIDELKPDKLQETLNATKTVFD